Proteins encoded by one window of Mercenaria mercenaria strain notata chromosome 4, MADL_Memer_1, whole genome shotgun sequence:
- the LOC123550798 gene encoding kynurenine formamidase-like, whose translation MMASREELEHAYSPSRWSHRMGSDDVINAHIKTLTEGSNLARECVDCEVGFSFGLSEKEKFDVFGAKTLPGDAPIFVYIHGGYWSALGREMSSFMAPVLCKAGAVVVSVGYDLAPQANMDEIVSQVKKAVSFVLTMATRRGSSGVYLCGHSAGAHLAALMLSQNWLEETMVSPGMIKGAVLVCGVYDLRPLVNTYVNDPLKMTVEDAVRNSPVTHLDKIAGFSEKRRFIVAYGDHDPPEFQRQSTEFNIALSSRGIQSTLMVIPDTDHFNVIENLQLEDYSLSQEIVKLMNLNIGPILDQMQSTNIS comes from the exons Atgatggcatctagagag GAGCTGGAACATGCATATTCGCCGTCACGATGGTCTCACAGGATGGGATCTGATGATGTCATAAATGCTCACATCAAAACACTCACTGAAG GTAGCAATTTAGCGAGAGAATGTGTAGACTGTGAGGTTGGCTTTAGTTTTGGTTTGTCAGAGAAAGAAAAGTTTGATGTGTTTGGAGCAAAAACTCTCCCAGGTG atgctCCTATATTTGTGTATATACATGGAGGCTACTGGTCAGCTTTAGG GCGAGAGATGTCCAGTTTTATGGCACCAGTGTTGTGTAAAGCCGGAGCTGTAGTGGTCTCAGTAGGATATGATCTTGCTCCACAAG CAAATATGGATGAAATAGTTTCACAGGTGAAGAAAGCCGTCAGTTTTGTACTCACTATGGCAACAAGACGGGGCTCAAG TGGTGTGTATTTGTGTGGACATTCAGCAGGTGCACATCTTGCAGCATTAATGTTGTCCCAAAACTGGTTAGAGGAAACTATGGTCAGTCCTGGTATGATAAAAG GTGCTGTGTTGGTTTGCGGAGTATATGACCTGAGACCGTTGGTCAACACTTACGTCAATGATCCCCTCAAAATGACAGT GGAGGATGCAGTGAGGAACAGTCCAGTGACACATCTCGACAAAATTGCTGGGTTCAGTGAGAAAAGAAGATTTATTGTTGCCTATGGTGATCATGATCCACCCGAGTTCCAGAGACAAAGTACAGAATTTAACATT gcCTTATCTTCACGAGGTATACAATCCACTCTGATGGTCATACCAGATACTGACCACTTTAATGTGATAGAAAATCTACAGCTGGAGGATTACAGTCTCAGTCAG GAAATTGTGAAGCTCATGAATTTAAACATTGGTCCCATCCTCGACCAGATGCAGTCAACAAATATATCCTAG